From Malaya genurostris strain Urasoe2022 chromosome 2, Malgen_1.1, whole genome shotgun sequence:
CGCTGGGAGCAAACGGTAATTTGCAAGCGACTTCCAGATTGCAGAATCAAGCGGGAAGCATTCAAAAGTGAAGCCTTGTTTCGCAATGAGGTTGCATTCTACAACGCGATAATGCCGGAGCTGGTGGCGTTCCAGAAACGCAAAAGTAACCACAGTTCGGAGATTTTCCTAGCGGTTCCGCAATGCTTCCTGGCCCAGAACGATCTGGTTATGCTGGAGGATTTGTGTGTTCGTCGGTTCACTATGCCCGATCGACAGGCCGGACTTGGACATGAACAGATGAAGGCTACCCTCGAAGAGCTGTCCAAGTACCACGCGGCCAGTCTTGCTTATAAACTGCAGTGTCCAAACGAGTTTAAAAAACTGACGGCCAAAATTTCCGAAGGAATGTTTTCCAAGGCCAATGCCGAATGGTACAAGAATTATTATgaaattttgacgaaaaacgCAATTCAGATGGTGTCCCAAACGATTCCAGGAAAGGTGGAATATTTGGATAAACTAGAAAACTTTTTGGCCAACTGTTTCGGTAATATGGTGGAACTGGTAAGCAGAGAAAGTAAACTCGCTGTAATTTGTCATGGCGACTGTTGGACTAACAACATTCTGTTCAAGTACGATGAAAATGGAACAATTACCGAGGTAAGATGGATCGCAGGGCATATTTTTCGTAAAATTAAGATCGTTGAATTTTTCCGCAGACTTGCTTCGTCGACTTCCAAATGATTCGATATGGATCGTTTGCTTTGGATCTTGCGTACCTAATCTACTGCTGTACGGATGCTGCGCTACGCAAAGCACATCTTCAGAATTGGCTTCAATCCTACCATCAGCAATTGGTTAAATCTCTGAAATTACTTGGTTCGTTGCAGGATGTGTGCACAAATGAGGCGGACTTGTTCCGTCAAATACAAGAGGAATTTAAAAACTGTGCCCGTTTCGGACTTGGTGCGGCAATGGACATGCTTCCGATCAGTACGTGCTCATCCGAGGAGGCACCCGATTTGTATTCGAGTGGATCGGATATGGCCGCGACCCCACCGGAGTTGAACGTTCCGCCGAACGAGGTTTGCCGAAGAAAAATGACTGATATTGTGCTGGAGTTGGTCGATGGCGGTATGCTCTAAGTATCGATAGCAGTATTCAACGAGTTAGACTTGTAGATTGTTACTGTAggctgagaaaaaaaaacttttctgatGCATAATTTAATGTTTTCATGTGATAGAATAATAAAATTTAGCCTTAAACAAACtgtatttattttctaagtTGATGTGACACACAATATGTTTCAGATTTGAAATTACTTCATAACATTAACTAATTATTTCTTCCGATTTTCAGTCTTGATTTTTTTACCGAAATCTGTTGTTAAACTGTTCATCTAATGACACTAATGCTAGTACTGAAAGTGAGTTTCGtattcttacaaatgagataaGTGTGTGTGATGATATTGCACTGAACTAACGAAGAGAATTGCTTTCCTCA
This genomic window contains:
- the LOC131430718 gene encoding uncharacterized protein LOC131430718, with the translated sequence MGVNDSDNDELTSSTSKMNLQMLQKIFEKTDPDLIIDTYEEAKGSGRGDNYTAALFRLSLRGHTRANDSKKKLRWEQTVICKRLPDCRIKREAFKSEALFRNEVAFYNAIMPELVAFQKRKSNHSSEIFLAVPQCFLAQNDLVMLEDLCVRRFTMPDRQAGLGHEQMKATLEELSKYHAASLAYKLQCPNEFKKLTAKISEGMFSKANAEWYKNYYEILTKNAIQMVSQTIPGKVEYLDKLENFLANCFGNMVELVSRESKLAVICHGDCWTNNILFKYDENGTITETCFVDFQMIRYGSFALDLAYLIYCCTDAALRKAHLQNWLQSYHQQLVKSLKLLGSLQDVCTNEADLFRQIQEEFKNCARFGLGAAMDMLPISTCSSEEAPDLYSSGSDMAATPPELNVPPNEVCRRKMTDIVLELVDGGML